Proteins found in one Vallitalea guaymasensis genomic segment:
- a CDS encoding DUF624 domain-containing protein → MNFFNIDGPFQRIGSLVFDIMVLGLLWTFISLLGFGVTIGAVTTALYTSVYYNLVKDEGYVYKTFFKALKNKFLKSTLVWLILAALYTLMFFNITSITKGVLDIPWLLPVYFSLTIELLFITLYIFPLMSTSKLGIKKLFKYSFILANKHLPSTLLAVIITVALLALLYMINNVLLIIILAPIQCYLLSRLITKRILTQYDTTVW, encoded by the coding sequence ATGAACTTTTTTAATATTGATGGACCGTTTCAAAGAATTGGAAGTCTAGTTTTTGATATTATGGTATTAGGTCTTTTGTGGACATTTATTTCTTTACTAGGTTTCGGAGTAACTATAGGTGCTGTAACAACCGCTCTATACACAAGTGTATATTATAACCTGGTAAAAGACGAAGGATACGTGTACAAAACATTCTTCAAAGCACTCAAAAACAAATTCCTTAAATCCACACTAGTATGGTTAATACTAGCTGCACTATACACACTAATGTTTTTCAACATAACTTCTATTACTAAAGGTGTCCTTGACATACCTTGGTTATTGCCAGTTTATTTTAGCTTGACTATTGAATTATTATTTATAACTTTATATATATTCCCTCTTATGTCTACATCAAAATTGGGTATAAAGAAACTATTTAAATATTCTTTTATACTTGCTAATAAACACTTACCATCAACACTATTAGCTGTTATCATAACAGTAGCACTATTAGCTCTACTTTACATGATAAACAACGTACTACTAATAATCATCCTAGCACCTATACAATGCTACCTATTATCAAGATTGATAACAAAAAGAATATTAACCCAATACGACACAACAGTATGGTAA
- a CDS encoding hybrid sensor histidine kinase/response regulator, whose translation MDVIRVVNIYSIVTSLAWLLIFICIYMKIGRKDKYLVYYIKGIIVFIIFLALGFVFEELAIQDRTLIGLLFLDISYILLILSTEVFITIKGRKIWLWFFIFVIGVIIVTKLIHRDFSIILNIYIGVLLSYIGFRLLRSKKIHNLLIGSFLILWGIFNLLCPVLYKIFDFDMTLYVINRIFFIFSEALFIIAYIYKMNMDYKYDNENIKNIFNASSVGLELYNAKAELIIINPICLEMFEIENHDTVIGSNLFDRFNIANRSLEQLKSGKDVSFRVEFELNNDNKENLINNNIRQKKFLEVKINILGTNKLLPEGYFVQIEDISEQIYSSHKLEKRMKIAVSSANLYGWDWDISNNIFYIDPMFAISLGYDGEKFNDRGTVFFNLIKEEDLEIINKELQKHFENIEQVFICEWRIKDATGNYKWYMGTGSVIERDEDGLPFRMVGINQCIERRKQSELELYNSEKRYRSLFETMVNGYARLEIQYGNDNNICDYKCIETNSSLNEILALDEIQGLRVKDIITHEKYWIALINDMLKNKKNQSRIEQYSRRLGKILEVIMHRFGNNQIILIIRDVTNERNLENMVRQTEKLSAIGQLVGGIAHDFNNQLMAISGAVSIIKTKYADRKECIKYIDYIEKCSNNSASLVNRLLTFSRESDYKLIPIDLHSIINSVVEILERSIDKRIRIETSLEAENHMILGDESQIQNTLLNIGINARDALINGGQLVFKTYNIMEWDCDKIDVKEQKPAIVTIVSDTGIGMSEEVKKHLFEPFYTTKDIGKGTGMGLAMAFGVIKNHGGCISVNSVINVGTDFTIKLPILDEEEYTPVDEEERLIKGVEKILVVDDEEIIRDLLQEMIEMLGYEVITFGDGFEALRYYKKHVSDINLVLLDIVMPNISGEELVNEFYGINENVRVGFLSGFGFEKMDKRITDRIVGFINKPINIEELSLKIREMLDCLS comes from the coding sequence ATGGACGTAATAAGAGTGGTAAATATTTATAGTATTGTTACAAGCTTAGCATGGCTATTAATTTTTATTTGTATATATATGAAGATTGGTAGAAAAGATAAATATCTAGTTTATTATATTAAAGGAATAATTGTTTTCATCATATTTTTAGCTTTGGGTTTTGTTTTTGAAGAGTTAGCCATACAAGACCGTACTCTCATAGGGTTATTATTTCTGGATATTAGTTATATTCTGCTTATACTGAGCACAGAAGTATTTATAACTATAAAGGGAAGGAAAATATGGTTGTGGTTTTTTATATTTGTCATTGGGGTTATTATTGTTACTAAATTAATTCATAGAGATTTTTCGATTATTTTGAATATATATATAGGAGTCCTATTATCATATATAGGTTTTCGGCTACTTAGATCTAAAAAAATTCATAATCTTTTAATAGGAAGTTTTTTAATTCTATGGGGGATATTCAATCTTCTATGTCCTGTACTATATAAGATTTTTGATTTTGATATGACGTTATATGTAATTAACCGTATCTTTTTCATTTTTTCTGAAGCGTTATTTATAATTGCTTATATATATAAAATGAATATGGATTATAAATATGATAACGAAAATATAAAAAATATATTTAATGCCTCTTCTGTTGGACTTGAACTCTATAATGCAAAAGCTGAATTGATTATCATTAATCCCATATGCCTTGAAATGTTTGAGATAGAAAATCATGATACTGTAATAGGTTCTAATCTATTTGATAGATTCAATATAGCTAATCGTAGTTTAGAACAATTAAAGAGTGGTAAAGATGTAAGTTTTCGAGTAGAATTTGAACTTAATAACGATAATAAAGAAAATCTGATAAACAATAATATCAGGCAGAAAAAATTCTTAGAAGTTAAAATAAATATTCTAGGAACAAATAAATTACTACCAGAAGGTTACTTTGTTCAGATAGAAGATATATCAGAACAAATATATTCCTCCCATAAGCTGGAAAAAAGGATGAAGATAGCTGTCAGCAGTGCTAATCTATATGGATGGGATTGGGATATAAGCAACAACATTTTTTATATAGACCCTATGTTTGCTATATCATTAGGATATGATGGTGAAAAATTCAATGATAGGGGAACAGTTTTTTTTAATCTTATAAAAGAAGAGGATTTAGAAATTATCAATAAAGAGCTGCAAAAGCATTTTGAAAATATAGAGCAAGTTTTTATTTGTGAATGGAGAATTAAAGATGCTACTGGCAATTACAAATGGTACATGGGAACAGGTTCTGTAATAGAAAGAGATGAGGATGGTTTACCTTTCAGGATGGTAGGTATAAATCAGTGCATAGAAAGACGTAAACAATCTGAATTGGAGTTATATAATAGTGAAAAAAGGTATCGTTCATTATTTGAAACAATGGTTAATGGATATGCTAGACTGGAAATTCAATACGGTAATGATAATAATATCTGTGACTACAAATGTATAGAAACCAATAGTTCATTAAATGAAATATTAGCATTGGATGAAATTCAAGGTTTGAGAGTAAAAGATATTATTACACATGAAAAGTATTGGATAGCACTAATAAACGATATGCTCAAAAATAAAAAGAATCAAAGCAGGATAGAACAGTATTCTAGACGATTAGGTAAGATATTAGAAGTGATAATGCATAGATTCGGTAATAATCAGATTATACTAATAATAAGGGATGTAACTAATGAGAGAAATCTGGAAAACATGGTTAGACAGACTGAGAAACTATCAGCTATTGGTCAATTGGTTGGAGGTATTGCTCATGATTTCAATAATCAATTAATGGCTATTAGTGGTGCTGTATCTATTATCAAGACTAAGTATGCAGATAGAAAGGAATGCATAAAATACATAGATTATATTGAAAAATGTTCTAATAATTCTGCTTCGCTAGTTAATAGACTTCTAACATTCTCAAGAGAATCTGATTATAAGTTAATACCTATAGATTTACATAGTATCATTAACAGTGTAGTTGAAATATTAGAAAGAAGTATTGACAAAAGAATAAGGATAGAGACCTCTCTAGAAGCTGAAAATCATATGATATTAGGGGATGAAAGCCAGATTCAAAATACCCTGCTGAACATTGGGATTAATGCTAGAGATGCATTGATTAATGGTGGACAGCTTGTATTCAAAACTTATAATATCATGGAATGGGATTGTGATAAAATTGATGTTAAAGAACAAAAACCAGCTATAGTTACGATTGTTTCTGATACAGGAATTGGAATGAGTGAAGAGGTCAAGAAACATTTGTTTGAACCTTTTTATACTACCAAAGATATTGGTAAAGGAACGGGTATGGGCTTGGCTATGGCTTTTGGTGTAATTAAAAATCATGGAGGATGCATCAGCGTTAATTCTGTTATCAATGTTGGAACTGATTTCACTATAAAATTGCCAATATTGGATGAGGAAGAGTATACACCTGTAGATGAAGAGGAAAGATTGATTAAGGGTGTAGAGAAGATTTTGGTTGTTGATGATGAGGAGATAATAAGGGATTTATTACAGGAAATGATTGAGATGTTAGGTTATGAGGTAATTACTTTTGGTGATGGTTTTGAAGCTCTTAGGTATTATAAGAAGCACGTAAGTGATATTAATTTGGTTTTATTGGATATTGTTATGCCTAATATTAGTGGAGAAGAGTTGGTGAATGAATTTTATGGTATTAATGAGAATGTTAGAGTAGGATTTTTATCTGGATTTGGGTTTGAAAAGATGGATAAGAGGATAACTGATAGGATTGTTGGGTTTATTAATAAGCCGATTAATATTGAGGAGTTGTCGTTGAAGATTAGGGAGATGTTGGATTGCTTGAGCTGA
- a CDS encoding ATP-dependent helicase, with product MGHELNNSQKQAVTHNEGPMMVLAGPGSGKTMVITHRVINLIEELKVDPSNILVITFTKAAAITMQNRFENLSDSNNNKKVLFGTFHSVFFRILKSYYDLNVSQIIMENKKLDVFKEIVRQLKIEYEDENEFINQVTTEISLIKNELINVKYYNAVSCSNEDFYKIYSLYEAYKREKRSIDFDDMLIKCYNLLSRNSKILSSWQSRFRYILIDEFQDINRVQYETIKLLAKPNNNLFIVGDDDQSIYSFRGAKPEFLLNFPEEFADTKKIILNNNYRSTKNIVKVSRSVIKNNHKRYIKNMITSNNDGKQPSVIETKDIGDEAKTVADNIMELSRDKNIPLSEIAIIYRTNIQARAIIDMFLDMNIPFIVRDKAAIIYDHWVAKDMISYMKLALDIKDKEALIRIINKPKRYISKAVLEISKKYSDNMWEGLYKHSQEKEWMTNRLDELQYQLQVIKKNRPYDIIKYIRKEIGYDGYLENYATYRKIGIEGLTEILNEIGESTKNFETIDEWFNHIEEYRQLMEESNNNVYKDSVTLTTMHSSKGLEFGIVWIIGAVEGLIPHEKSNRDKDIEEERRLFYVGMTRAKEHLYISYINNRYDEPAVQSRFLDEIYDYFSTKIEVGSIIDHKKFGKGIVINLNKKSVTVDFAKKGKIKLNIKFCIQNNLIKC from the coding sequence ATGGGGCACGAATTGAATAATAGTCAAAAGCAGGCAGTAACTCATAATGAAGGTCCTATGATGGTTTTAGCTGGACCTGGGTCTGGAAAGACTATGGTTATAACTCATAGAGTAATTAATCTGATAGAAGAATTAAAAGTAGATCCAAGCAATATTTTAGTAATTACATTTACAAAAGCTGCTGCGATCACTATGCAAAATAGATTTGAGAATTTATCTGATAGTAATAATAATAAAAAAGTTCTTTTTGGTACATTTCATTCTGTATTTTTTCGTATTCTAAAAAGCTATTATGACTTGAATGTAAGTCAGATAATAATGGAGAATAAAAAATTAGATGTATTCAAAGAAATTGTTAGACAGCTAAAAATTGAATATGAAGATGAAAACGAATTCATCAATCAGGTAACTACGGAAATATCTTTAATAAAGAATGAATTGATCAATGTTAAATATTATAATGCTGTATCTTGTTCTAACGAAGATTTCTACAAGATATATAGTCTCTATGAGGCTTATAAAAGAGAGAAGAGATCAATTGATTTTGATGATATGTTAATCAAATGCTATAACCTCTTAAGTAGAAATAGTAAAATATTAAGTTCTTGGCAATCAAGATTCAGGTACATACTTATAGACGAATTCCAGGACATAAATAGAGTACAATACGAGACAATAAAACTATTGGCTAAGCCAAATAATAATCTGTTTATTGTTGGGGACGACGATCAATCCATATACAGTTTCAGGGGAGCCAAACCAGAATTTTTATTAAACTTTCCTGAAGAATTTGCAGATACAAAGAAAATAATTCTTAATAATAATTATCGTTCCACTAAAAACATAGTAAAAGTAAGTAGAAGCGTAATAAAGAACAATCATAAGAGATACATCAAAAATATGATAACCAGTAATAATGACGGTAAACAGCCCAGTGTCATAGAAACAAAAGATATAGGGGATGAAGCAAAGACAGTCGCTGATAATATAATGGAACTTAGCAGAGATAAGAATATACCATTATCGGAGATTGCAATAATCTATAGAACCAATATTCAAGCTAGAGCGATAATTGATATGTTTCTTGATATGAATATACCCTTCATAGTAAGGGATAAAGCAGCTATCATATATGACCATTGGGTTGCAAAAGATATGATTTCATATATGAAACTTGCATTGGACATAAAAGACAAAGAGGCGTTAATAAGAATAATCAACAAACCAAAAAGATACATAAGTAAAGCTGTTCTTGAGATATCAAAAAAATATTCTGATAACATGTGGGAAGGACTGTATAAACATTCTCAGGAAAAAGAGTGGATGACTAACAGGCTGGACGAATTACAATATCAATTACAGGTAATCAAAAAGAATAGACCTTATGATATAATAAAATATATTAGGAAAGAAATAGGCTATGATGGTTATTTGGAGAACTACGCCACATACAGGAAAATAGGGATTGAAGGATTAACTGAAATCTTGAATGAAATTGGGGAAAGTACCAAGAATTTTGAAACGATAGATGAATGGTTCAATCATATTGAAGAATATAGACAGTTGATGGAGGAAAGCAATAATAATGTTTATAAAGACTCTGTCACATTGACAACCATGCATAGTTCCAAGGGATTGGAATTTGGTATTGTCTGGATTATCGGTGCTGTTGAAGGGCTGATACCTCACGAAAAATCCAATAGAGACAAAGATATAGAAGAGGAGAGAAGATTGTTCTATGTAGGTATGACAAGAGCCAAAGAACATCTATACATATCTTACATTAACAACAGATATGACGAACCAGCTGTCCAGTCAAGATTCTTGGATGAGATTTACGACTATTTTTCTACTAAAATTGAAGTTGGAAGTATTATAGACCATAAGAAATTCGGTAAAGGTATAGTTATAAATCTTAACAAAAAATCTGTCACAGTAGATTTTGCAAAGAAAGGAAAGATTAAATTAAATATAAAGTTTTGTATACAAAATAATCTAATAAAATGTTAA